The Trypanosoma brucei gambiense DAL972 chromosome 10, complete sequence genome has a segment encoding these proteins:
- a CDS encoding chaperone protein DNAj, putative, translated as MNNDLERSRRLYQTLHLPDFSSIEEVRQAYKTLVLKYHPDKNLHDPTAAERFRCVTLAYEILSNEEKKRKYDTALRVRQPLGVGSVRCGSTTPRSVAKGGKVPTHCATTSIYEELNTYALRKAERPGRRAPSVSTPRGVRPSLYTKEQRMFFRKREKEHQAELRKRWEQEKREQWEREREALRKQQMRREETQHIFQLHRAVNSARRTNSSRVQRGTSAHISADNGRPTVRSSAAQHPRMSTSISSSMFTPSPRTRCASTDGLNKRMGTRNRSVVNNESETVLHRRVGRESEQRIRPTGLRPRGAALIESENTVRRAIEAAAGLRMKLLYLQTKELWQRAVYVEENHLAREVLHLLEEERRYPMFANNPGFFISMCNRQYKMLYTDEAISFATIVLQERESTRRLSIKQEYESTLLSYRCMLSLFQRKLVMNKLLKRQRGRIEEEERLFRNMLYVSMHECGARHQLQEAEKDEVTQLIRRRANERHIVYMKYGEQARLAERKSNAVITASLQKEVERLQHALKSLAVQLPYERELRFISDISARAAVNVNEAKPDISVVPPCGVTVQTRGEASGAQRDPQKTFHRRVSSVGDGSNFNVKLSATAKRGSSPGCAVRRERAALVQQLRKPQG; from the coding sequence ATGAACAATGACCTTGAGCGATCAAGGCGACTTTATCAGACACTCCACCTTCCAGATTTCAGTAGCATTGAGGAGGTGAGACAGGCTTACAAAACCCTCGTCCTTAAGTATCATCCGGACAAAAATCTACACGACCCGACGGCAGCAGAGAGGTTTAGATGCGTTACCCTAGCGTATGAGATTCTTTCcaacgaagagaaaaagaggaaatacgACACGGCGTTGCGAGTGCGTCAGCCGCTTGGTGTGGGCTCGGTCAGATGCGGTAGTACCACACCCCGTTCGGTTGCGAAAGGAGGTAAAGTACCCACACATTGTGCAACCACCAGCATCTATGAAGAGCTCAACACATATGCACTACGGAAGGCAGAGCGGCCAGGTCGACGCGCGCCCTCCGTTAGCACACCACGGGGAGTACGACCATCACTCTATACGAAAGAGCAGCGGATGTTTTTCAGGAAGCGCGAGAAAGAACACCAGGCGGAACTCCGCAAGCGATGGGAGCAGGAAAAGCGTGAGCAATGGGAACGGGAGCGGGAGGCCCTTCGCAAGCAACAGATGAGGCGAGAGGAGACGCAGCACATTTTCCAGTTACATAGGGCTGTTAATAGTGCCAGGCGTACGAATTCATCACGGGTGCAGCGCGGTACATCAGCCCATATTTCTGCAGATAATGGTAGACCCACAGTCCGTTCCTCTGCCGCGCAGCATCCCCGGATGAGCACCAGCATCAGCAGTAGCATGTTCACGCCCTCACCGAGAACCCGCTGCGCCTCCACAGACGGTTTGAATAAACGAATGGGAACTAGAAACCGATCGGTTGTAAACAACGAGTCCGAGACGGTGCTGCACCGAAGGGTGGGGCGAGAATCAGAGCAGCGAATTAGGCCAACAGGACTGCGACCTCGCGGGGCAGCATTGATAGAAAGTGAGAATACGGTTCGTAGGGCTATTGAGGCTGCCGCAGGACTTCGTATGAAACTCCTGTACTTACAGACGAAAGAGTTGTGGCAGCGGGCTGTGTATGTTGAAGAAAACCACCTCGCGCGGGAGGTCCTACACCTGttggaagaagaaaggaggtaTCCAATGTTTGCGAACAACCCGGGCTTCTTCATAAGTATGTGTAATAGACAGTACAAAATGCTGTACACAGATGAAGCAATTAGCTTTGCTACAATTGTTCTACAGGAGCGCGAAAGTACAAGGAGGTTGAGCATAAAGCAGGAATATGAGAGTACGCTGCTCAGTTATCGGTGTATGCTAAGCCTTTTCCAAAGGAAACTAGTGATGAACAAGTTATTAAAAAGACAACGGGGACGcattgaggaggaggaaaggttGTTTCGAAACATGTTGTATGTATCTATGCACGAGTGCGGAGCCCGACATCAATTGCAAGAGGCCGAAAAAGACGAGGTGACGCAGCTGATAAGGCGGAGAGCGAACGAGCGACATATTGTATATATGAAGTATGGAGAACAAGCAAGGTTAGCAGAGCGTAAGTCGAATGCGGTTATCACTGCTTCACTGCAGAAGGAAGTTGAGCGCCTCCAGCATGCCCTCAAGTCGTTGGCAGTGCAACTTCCTTATGAAAGAGAATTACGCTTTATTTCTGACATTTCTGCACGTGCAGCAGTCAATGTAAACGAAGCTAAACCTGACATCTCGGTAGTGCCTCCGTGCGGCGTTACCGTGCAGACACGTGGTGAAGCAAGCGGTGCGCAGCGCGACCCACAAAAAACCTTCCATCGCAGAGTGAGTAGCGTTGGTGATGGAAGCAATTTCAATGTCAAGTTGTCAGCAACTGCCAAAAGGGGAAGCTCTCCAGGTTGTGCAGTCAGACGGGAACGTGCTGCTCTCGTACAGCAGCTGAGGAAACCACAGGGTTGA